A window of Paenibacillus sp. 19GGS1-52 contains these coding sequences:
- a CDS encoding DNA-binding protein yields the protein MEAKLTTLRSEIEKNLSRSGHNLASFAKVSGLNRGSLSAILHGNPPKPVSLGQLDSITKAFAFPEGWLYPLYVEECFSEERVSRRRVEPFLVRCAEIGKQQCIDEILSRILEYSKSLEIIFSVAEKLFRNGKVQESLIFYKIIAANEPDNYSERLAISQYRIFNSLQAVVDAEDNLRAVITFEPFRGRLPEAMQLDGLLKLAKVCFLLNMWKDVEKYADELRALANGVYREELQLRKKNGRRSEELQTERPLVVYYGHGYLLKASALTKLRRYEEAKKYTAGYSDLSWFEMMDEVGRQAVETFRLYAIANSYTLEMLVGNIKALPAYISFLAEHPGEILPGMLIIMESANRYGFSADAALTRFSREILRFGQFQDPINVDRLFRLNYEVAMYLIDRQEYSKGIEHTIQSLQLSMKLNTEKGIIKCVTLFEINRVHASDKQQQLYTDLMKEMRQNEKDVTDDDRSFGIV from the coding sequence GTGGAGGCGAAGCTGACAACATTACGATCAGAAATAGAGAAGAATCTGTCCCGCTCGGGCCATAATCTCGCCTCGTTTGCCAAAGTCTCTGGGCTGAACCGCGGTAGTCTTAGCGCAATACTCCATGGCAATCCGCCTAAGCCTGTTTCTTTGGGACAATTAGATTCGATCACCAAGGCTTTTGCTTTCCCAGAGGGCTGGCTGTATCCCCTTTATGTGGAAGAATGCTTTAGCGAAGAACGGGTATCGCGCCGTAGGGTAGAACCTTTTTTAGTTCGCTGCGCCGAAATCGGCAAGCAGCAATGCATAGATGAAATATTAAGCAGAATATTAGAATATTCCAAATCATTGGAAATTATATTTTCAGTAGCTGAGAAGTTATTCAGAAATGGAAAAGTTCAGGAGTCGCTAATCTTTTACAAAATTATAGCCGCAAATGAGCCGGACAATTATTCTGAACGACTAGCAATCAGCCAGTATCGCATTTTCAATTCGCTGCAAGCCGTTGTCGATGCTGAGGATAACTTGCGCGCAGTGATCACCTTTGAACCGTTTCGCGGCCGTCTCCCAGAAGCTATGCAACTGGATGGTCTGTTGAAGCTGGCTAAGGTATGTTTTCTTCTGAATATGTGGAAGGACGTTGAGAAATATGCGGACGAGCTGCGAGCGCTAGCGAATGGCGTGTACCGCGAAGAACTGCAACTGCGCAAGAAGAATGGCAGACGTAGTGAGGAATTGCAGACGGAGCGGCCTTTGGTAGTTTATTATGGACATGGTTATCTGCTCAAAGCCTCTGCTCTCACAAAGCTGAGACGATACGAGGAAGCGAAAAAGTATACGGCTGGCTACTCGGATTTGAGCTGGTTTGAAATGATGGATGAGGTAGGCCGCCAAGCCGTAGAAACCTTTCGTCTGTACGCCATAGCGAATAGCTACACCCTGGAAATGCTTGTTGGCAATATTAAGGCTTTGCCAGCTTATATTTCTTTTTTGGCAGAGCATCCCGGTGAAATTCTGCCGGGCATGCTTATCATTATGGAATCAGCCAATCGATATGGATTTTCTGCGGATGCTGCACTTACGCGATTTTCACGGGAAATACTCCGGTTTGGGCAATTTCAGGACCCGATTAACGTGGATCGGTTATTCAGATTGAATTATGAGGTAGCCATGTACTTAATAGATCGGCAGGAGTACTCTAAGGGCATCGAGCATACGATACAAAGTCTCCAACTTTCCATGAAATTAAACACCGAAAAAGGTATTATTAAATGTGTAACTTTATTTGAGATTAATAGAGTTCACGCCAGCGACAAACAGCAGCAACTGTATACAGACCTTATGAAGGAGATGAGACAAAATGAAAAAGATGTTACTGATGACGACCGCAGTTTTGGTATTGTTTAG
- a CDS encoding MarR family winged helix-turn-helix transcriptional regulator has translation MNPKNPEIPGTSANFESTENPVAHQLFAALRQLRKSHWQHSVEGHKPSEMTLLITIARRCHSTKEGLKVSEISRALGLTPPTITQLINSLEAKNMVVRQADPTDRRVVRITLTEQGKAVTRKAKGYMDVMLNKLVEYLGEDESILLAELLLKMHAFIEDNPPPNLDRLQMNGDEKL, from the coding sequence ATGAATCCAAAAAATCCGGAAATTCCAGGAACCTCAGCAAATTTTGAATCCACAGAAAATCCAGTCGCCCATCAGCTTTTTGCAGCGCTGAGACAGCTGCGTAAATCTCATTGGCAGCATTCGGTGGAAGGACACAAGCCGAGTGAGATGACTTTATTGATAACTATCGCAAGGCGATGCCATTCTACAAAGGAGGGACTTAAAGTATCTGAAATCAGCCGAGCTCTAGGGCTGACTCCTCCAACTATTACACAATTGATTAACAGTCTTGAGGCTAAGAATATGGTGGTAAGACAAGCAGATCCAACGGATCGTAGGGTCGTGCGCATCACGCTTACGGAGCAAGGGAAAGCCGTTACACGCAAAGCGAAAGGCTATATGGACGTTATGCTGAATAAGCTGGTAGAATATTTGGGCGAAGATGAGAGCATCCTGCTTGCAGAACTGCTGCTGAAGATGCATGCGTTCATAGAGGACAATCCGCCGCCTAATTTGGACCGGTTACAAATGAACGGAGATGAGAAACTTTGA
- a CDS encoding ABC transporter ATP-binding protein: MIKLMKQLQPFKLAVAAVLILVFLQSMGDLYLPTLMSDIVDKGIVQGDRSYIWKIGGFMLLVAGGGALCSVIASYLSSKVAAGFGKNTRSRVFNHVENFTLHEFDKLGTASLITRTTNDITQVQTVLTMMLRMMIGAPMMMIGGIIMAVSEDAKLSLIFVVVIPVLVGAIFFIGMKGLPLFKAIQIKLDKLNLVLREHLTGIRVIRSFNRIGHENKRFSEANRDLTDTAIKVNKVMAGLMPLMMIVMNFSMIAILYFGGIRINEGNMQVGSLMAFIQYAMQIMFSLIMVSMMFVLIPRASASALRINEVLDMQPEFSDPTQSELQTTATATHKDGRDTMRGFVEFDNVSFSYPGAEQPALSRISFSARPGEITAIIGGTGSGKSTLLSLIPRFYDVNEGAVRVDGVDVREMTQEELRSKIGYIPQKAVLFTGTINENIRYGKEDATDEEILHAARVSQSYDFVTEMKEGFNSEIAQGGNNVSGGQKQRLSIARALVKKPEVYLFDDSFSALDFKTDAKLRAALKGETTESTVLIVAQRVSTVMDADRIIVIDDGEIVGMGTHRELLDNNEVYREIVSSQLSEEEIA; the protein is encoded by the coding sequence TTGATTAAACTAATGAAACAATTGCAGCCTTTTAAGCTAGCTGTTGCAGCTGTATTGATACTTGTGTTCCTCCAGTCGATGGGCGACTTATATCTGCCAACTTTAATGTCCGACATTGTGGATAAAGGGATTGTGCAGGGAGACCGCAGCTATATTTGGAAAATCGGTGGGTTCATGCTGCTGGTAGCGGGCGGCGGCGCATTATGCTCCGTGATTGCCAGTTATCTGTCTTCCAAGGTCGCTGCAGGCTTTGGTAAAAATACCCGCTCGCGTGTATTCAACCATGTTGAGAATTTTACACTACATGAGTTCGATAAGCTAGGTACAGCTTCCCTAATTACACGGACAACAAATGATATTACACAGGTCCAGACCGTGCTTACCATGATGCTGCGCATGATGATTGGCGCTCCGATGATGATGATCGGTGGTATCATAATGGCGGTCTCGGAGGATGCTAAGCTTTCCCTGATCTTTGTCGTCGTTATTCCTGTGCTTGTCGGTGCCATATTCTTCATCGGTATGAAAGGTTTGCCGTTGTTCAAGGCGATCCAAATTAAGCTGGATAAATTGAATCTTGTGCTGCGTGAGCATTTAACCGGTATTCGGGTTATCCGTTCATTCAACCGGATTGGTCATGAGAATAAACGCTTTAGTGAAGCAAATCGTGATTTGACAGATACGGCCATTAAAGTTAACAAAGTTATGGCTGGACTGATGCCTTTAATGATGATTGTGATGAACTTTTCTATGATTGCCATTCTGTACTTCGGTGGCATACGAATAAATGAAGGTAACATGCAGGTTGGTTCTTTGATGGCATTCATTCAATATGCCATGCAGATCATGTTCTCCCTGATTATGGTATCCATGATGTTCGTACTTATTCCCCGTGCTTCGGCGTCGGCTCTGCGTATTAATGAAGTGCTGGATATGCAGCCAGAGTTCTCAGATCCAACGCAAAGTGAACTTCAAACAACTGCTACAGCTACCCATAAAGATGGACGGGATACTATGCGCGGTTTTGTCGAGTTCGATAACGTATCCTTCTCCTATCCTGGTGCGGAACAACCTGCTCTGTCCAGAATCAGCTTCAGTGCAAGACCGGGTGAGATTACGGCTATTATTGGCGGTACCGGCTCAGGTAAATCTACACTGCTTAGCTTGATTCCAAGATTTTACGATGTGAACGAAGGTGCAGTGCGTGTAGACGGAGTTGATGTGCGTGAGATGACACAGGAAGAGCTGCGGAGCAAGATTGGCTATATTCCGCAAAAAGCAGTGTTATTCACCGGAACGATCAATGAGAATATCCGCTACGGCAAAGAGGATGCAACAGATGAAGAGATTCTTCATGCAGCCAGAGTTTCTCAATCCTACGACTTCGTGACTGAGATGAAAGAAGGCTTTAACTCGGAGATCGCTCAGGGCGGTAATAATGTCTCTGGGGGTCAGAAGCAGCGTCTATCTATTGCCCGTGCACTGGTTAAGAAACCTGAAGTGTATTTGTTCGACGATAGCTTCTCTGCACTTGACTTCAAGACGGATGCCAAGCTCCGCGCTGCACTCAAGGGTGAAACGACAGAATCTACCGTTCTGATTGTAGCCCAACGAGTTAGTACGGTTATGGATGCAGACCGGATTATCGTTATAGATGATGGGGAAATCGTCGGAATGGGCACTCACCGCGAGCTGCTGGATAACAATGAAGTCTATCGCGAGATCGTATCCTCGCAGCTGTCAGAGGAGGAAATAGCATGA
- a CDS encoding ABC transporter ATP-binding protein produces the protein MSEEKEYKRPDPAPRRRGPGGPGGPGGPGMMMPAEKAKDFKGTLRRLIRYLRPRQVQLFFVIILAIASTVFSIFSPKVMGKATTELFKGAYAKMTGVQGAAIDFGYINEILIILAGLYLFSALFSYIQQYVMAGVAQKVVYDMREQINSKLERLPLKYFDSRTHGEILSRATNDVDNISTTLQQSLTQLITAIITIIGVIVMMLTISPWLTLITVITLPLSFLVIMAISKRSQTYFINQQRSLGQLNGHVEEMYTGHRIIKAFGRERQSLKDFNDINDKLYDSGWRAQFMSGMIMPLMMFIGNIGYVLVCVVGGIFVTKKVIEVGDIQAFIQYSRQFTMPITQTANIANIIQSTIASAERVFELLDEEEEVLEVSNSLIKQETVADEGSVEFRHVKFGYKADAILIEDMNIEVSPGQTIAIVGPTGAGKTTLINLLMRFYELNSGQIIIDGVNITDMKRSELRSKFGMVLQDTWLFNGTIRDNIAYGREGATEADVVRAAKAAHADHFIRTLPLGYNTVLNEEASNISQGQKQLLTIARAILADPAILILDEATSSVDTRTEVLIQKAMNTLMSNRTSFVIAHRLSTIRDADLILVMNHGSVIEKGNHEELLEKDGFYADLYNSQFSDEGLPDVG, from the coding sequence ATGAGTGAAGAAAAAGAGTACAAACGCCCTGATCCTGCTCCGCGTCGTAGAGGACCCGGAGGTCCAGGAGGTCCCGGGGGCCCTGGAATGATGATGCCTGCGGAGAAAGCTAAGGATTTCAAAGGCACACTTCGCCGCTTGATCCGCTATTTACGTCCGCGTCAGGTGCAATTGTTCTTCGTAATCATTTTGGCGATAGCTAGTACTGTTTTCAGTATTTTCAGCCCCAAGGTTATGGGTAAAGCGACTACCGAGCTCTTTAAGGGTGCTTACGCTAAAATGACAGGCGTACAGGGTGCAGCCATTGATTTCGGATATATTAATGAAATTCTGATTATTCTCGCTGGTTTATATTTATTCAGTGCTCTATTCAGCTACATTCAGCAGTATGTGATGGCCGGCGTAGCCCAGAAGGTTGTTTATGATATGCGTGAGCAGATCAATAGCAAGCTGGAGCGACTGCCTCTGAAATATTTTGACTCTCGGACCCATGGCGAAATTCTTAGCCGTGCGACCAACGATGTGGATAACATCAGCACCACGTTGCAGCAGAGCTTAACGCAGCTGATTACGGCTATTATCACGATTATTGGGGTCATTGTTATGATGTTGACCATCAGTCCGTGGCTGACCCTGATTACAGTGATTACCTTACCACTGAGCTTTTTGGTTATTATGGCCATTTCGAAGCGTTCACAGACCTACTTTATTAACCAGCAGAGATCGCTTGGACAACTGAACGGACATGTAGAGGAAATGTATACCGGACACCGGATTATCAAGGCGTTCGGGCGTGAACGGCAGTCGCTTAAGGATTTCAACGATATTAACGACAAGCTTTATGATTCCGGCTGGCGGGCTCAATTCATGTCCGGGATGATTATGCCACTGATGATGTTTATTGGTAATATCGGGTATGTGCTCGTCTGTGTAGTTGGGGGTATTTTTGTAACTAAAAAAGTAATTGAAGTTGGTGATATTCAGGCCTTTATTCAGTATTCACGCCAGTTCACTATGCCGATTACGCAAACAGCTAATATCGCCAATATTATTCAATCCACGATTGCTTCCGCTGAACGGGTGTTTGAGCTTCTCGACGAAGAGGAAGAAGTTCTGGAAGTCAGCAATTCCTTGATCAAACAGGAAACGGTTGCTGACGAAGGATCGGTTGAGTTCCGTCATGTGAAGTTTGGATACAAAGCGGATGCTATCCTGATTGAGGATATGAATATTGAGGTCAGCCCTGGGCAGACCATTGCTATTGTAGGGCCGACCGGTGCCGGCAAAACAACGCTGATCAATCTACTGATGCGCTTCTATGAATTAAACAGCGGACAAATCATCATCGATGGTGTGAATATTACCGATATGAAACGCAGCGAGCTGCGCAGTAAGTTTGGTATGGTGCTGCAGGATACCTGGCTCTTTAACGGTACGATTCGTGACAATATTGCTTATGGTCGCGAAGGAGCAACCGAAGCGGATGTAGTGCGGGCTGCCAAGGCCGCGCATGCGGATCATTTTATCCGCACCCTTCCACTGGGCTATAACACCGTACTGAATGAAGAGGCTTCCAATATCTCGCAAGGCCAGAAGCAGTTGCTTACAATCGCTCGGGCGATCCTGGCAGATCCAGCCATCCTGATACTTGATGAAGCAACGAGCAGCGTTGATACACGGACAGAAGTGTTGATCCAGAAGGCGATGAATACGCTGATGAGTAACAGAACCAGCTTTGTTATCGCACATCGCCTATCCACCATTCGTGATGCGGATCTCATACTTGTAATGAATCATGGTAGTGTAATCGAGAAAGGCAACCATGAAGAACTGCTGGAAAAGGATGGGTTCTATGCCGATCTCTATAACAGCCAGTTCTCCGATGAAGGATTGCCGGATGTAGGCTAA
- a CDS encoding MMPL family transporter, which produces MSGYGKWVAGSKTKWITLLVWIAVVGALTMLWPAVNSQVDNNAANLPEDSQSVQAAKIAAREFPTGSGIPALLVWHREGGLTEKDLTQVGAVYNKLTQTPLPHQNFVPPLGSLPPQALQASLSEDRSTLVTPVLFDKTADSEQLGVAVTQLKKMISTETGGDPTAAKVDGSDLSLRVTGPVGISIDATGLFQNADVALLMATVILVLVFLLLIYRSPILAVIPLIAVGFAYGVTSPLLGKMAQEGWITVDSQAVSIMTVLLFGAGTDYCLFLISRFRQMLKIEDSKSRALLRSITDSSGAIAMSGFTVVLALFALLLAQSGAYHRFAIPFSLAIFIMGIASLTLVPALLAIFGRTSFFPFIPRTPQMEVDRAKAKGKPAPKVKTSHIRNKGIGGLVVSRPWAIVGVTVVALGILASFSSGIKFTYDILSSFPKDMESRQGFDLIGKQFSPGELAPAKLIIDTKGKADGADLKVMLGGISYVDTVSDPQQGAVDKNILGFDIEFKNNPYSLEAMSHIPALLSTAEQALLDVGIENPADSVWVSGQTATQHDTKKVGERDTDLIIPVVIGMITLLLLLYLRSVIATVYLVGTVILSFFSALGIGWIIIHYVLGAEAIQGAIPLYSFVFLVALGEDYNIFMISNIWKKRKKMPLKQAIAEGVNETSSVITSAGLILAGTFAVLASLPIQVLVQFGIITAIGILLDTFVVRPFLVPAITMLFGRLAFWPGKHQEVEEPLPIHESSRD; this is translated from the coding sequence ATGTCAGGCTACGGTAAATGGGTGGCAGGCAGCAAAACGAAGTGGATTACACTTCTTGTATGGATTGCAGTAGTTGGAGCACTTACGATGTTATGGCCTGCTGTAAATTCACAGGTGGATAATAATGCTGCAAACCTTCCAGAAGATTCACAGTCCGTGCAGGCAGCAAAGATTGCCGCAAGAGAATTCCCAACCGGGAGCGGTATACCGGCACTGCTCGTATGGCATAGGGAAGGTGGGCTTACGGAGAAAGATCTGACGCAAGTCGGAGCCGTATACAACAAGCTTACACAAACGCCCTTGCCACATCAAAATTTTGTTCCACCACTAGGGAGTTTGCCGCCACAGGCACTTCAGGCTTCGTTGTCTGAGGATCGCAGCACGCTAGTGACTCCGGTTCTTTTCGATAAAACTGCAGATAGTGAACAACTAGGTGTTGCTGTTACGCAACTGAAGAAAATGATCAGCACCGAGACAGGTGGAGATCCTACCGCTGCTAAGGTGGATGGCAGTGACTTAAGCTTGCGCGTTACGGGTCCTGTCGGCATTTCTATTGACGCTACAGGCTTATTCCAGAACGCAGATGTGGCCTTGCTTATGGCGACTGTAATTCTGGTACTGGTGTTTTTGTTACTTATATATCGTTCCCCCATTTTGGCCGTTATACCACTCATTGCGGTTGGCTTTGCTTATGGGGTAACAAGCCCATTACTTGGAAAAATGGCGCAGGAGGGCTGGATCACCGTTGATTCCCAAGCGGTCTCGATTATGACGGTACTCCTGTTCGGCGCAGGTACGGACTATTGTCTGTTCCTGATTTCACGGTTCCGCCAGATGCTGAAGATAGAGGACAGCAAGAGCCGTGCCCTGCTACGCTCCATTACAGACTCGTCAGGCGCTATCGCCATGAGCGGATTCACAGTAGTGCTGGCTTTGTTTGCACTGCTGCTGGCCCAGTCGGGTGCTTACCATCGCTTTGCGATTCCGTTTAGCCTTGCTATCTTTATCATGGGTATTGCCAGTCTGACCCTAGTACCAGCCTTGCTGGCGATCTTCGGACGGACCTCATTCTTCCCGTTCATTCCACGGACCCCGCAAATGGAGGTTGACCGGGCCAAGGCTAAAGGCAAACCAGCTCCCAAGGTGAAGACTTCCCATATTCGCAATAAAGGGATCGGCGGACTGGTTGTCTCACGGCCTTGGGCTATTGTAGGGGTGACAGTTGTGGCGCTGGGGATTCTGGCTTCTTTCTCCAGTGGGATAAAATTTACGTATGATATTCTCTCCTCCTTTCCAAAGGATATGGAGTCACGTCAAGGATTTGATCTTATTGGCAAGCAATTCTCCCCCGGAGAGCTGGCTCCGGCCAAGCTGATCATTGATACAAAGGGGAAAGCCGATGGAGCGGACCTTAAGGTCATGCTTGGCGGAATTTCTTATGTGGATACCGTTTCCGATCCGCAGCAGGGAGCCGTTGACAAGAATATTCTAGGCTTTGATATTGAATTCAAAAACAATCCGTATTCGCTTGAAGCTATGAGTCATATTCCGGCGCTTCTGTCCACAGCAGAGCAGGCACTGCTGGATGTTGGGATTGAGAATCCTGCAGATAGCGTGTGGGTAAGTGGCCAAACGGCAACGCAGCACGATACCAAAAAGGTTGGCGAGCGAGACACTGATCTTATTATACCGGTCGTTATCGGGATGATTACCTTGCTGCTGCTGCTGTACTTACGCTCCGTGATCGCAACGGTATATCTGGTGGGAACGGTGATCCTGTCTTTCTTCTCGGCCCTTGGCATAGGGTGGATTATTATTCATTATGTACTCGGTGCAGAGGCCATTCAAGGTGCTATCCCGTTGTACTCCTTCGTTTTCCTGGTAGCGCTGGGCGAAGACTATAATATATTTATGATCTCAAATATCTGGAAGAAGCGAAAGAAAATGCCGTTGAAGCAAGCGATTGCGGAGGGCGTAAATGAGACCAGCTCGGTGATAACCTCTGCTGGCCTCATTCTGGCCGGTACCTTTGCCGTATTGGCATCATTGCCGATTCAGGTGCTTGTGCAATTCGGTATCATTACCGCTATTGGTATTTTATTAGACACTTTCGTAGTTCGCCCGTTCCTCGTGCCCGCGATTACGATGCTCTTTGGACGGCTTGCGTTCTGGCCGGGTAAGCATCAAGAAGTGGAAGAACCTTTGCCTATTCATGAGAGTAGCAGAGACTAA
- a CDS encoding antibiotic biosynthesis monooxygenase yields MLVVTNTIKVKEGHGEAIAQRFGGTNGVQEMPGFVRMEVWHGSPKEGVEELKICTVWENEEAFKGWTSSDSFRQSHRGAGGNEAILGASLDKYELLLSRTPEN; encoded by the coding sequence ATGCTAGTAGTAACGAACACTATCAAGGTTAAAGAAGGTCATGGGGAAGCTATAGCCCAGCGTTTCGGCGGAACTAACGGCGTACAAGAAATGCCCGGCTTTGTTCGCATGGAGGTCTGGCATGGCAGCCCTAAAGAGGGCGTCGAAGAATTGAAGATTTGTACAGTCTGGGAGAATGAAGAAGCCTTCAAAGGCTGGACCTCAAGCGATTCCTTCCGCCAGTCGCATCGGGGTGCCGGCGGCAACGAAGCCATTCTGGGTGCCTCACTCGACAAGTACGAGCTGCTGCTTAGCCGTACACCAGAGAACTGA
- a CDS encoding 3-ketoacyl-ACP reductase, whose product MDLRGKSVVITGAGKGIGKALALALAKEGANLGLISRTSADLEALKSALTEVYDVKVSIAVADVSVREEAERAVASLQNDLGAFDALINNAGIAQFGTLVEMDPADWERHININLFGTYYVTRAALPAMIEQNSGNIINISSTAGERGFATGSAYCASKFALMGMTEALAQEVRKHNIRVVALTPSTVNTGLAVDAGLTIGDEDRMMQPEDVAELALTALKLPDRVFLKTAGIWTTNPQ is encoded by the coding sequence ATGGATTTAAGAGGGAAAAGTGTTGTAATTACCGGCGCAGGCAAAGGAATCGGAAAAGCCCTAGCACTGGCGTTGGCTAAAGAAGGCGCTAATCTGGGCCTGATTTCCAGAACTTCAGCCGATCTCGAAGCTTTGAAATCAGCCTTGACCGAAGTCTATGACGTAAAGGTAAGCATAGCCGTAGCCGATGTCTCTGTACGCGAAGAGGCCGAACGGGCTGTCGCCTCCCTGCAAAATGACCTAGGTGCATTTGATGCGCTGATTAATAATGCCGGCATTGCTCAGTTCGGTACCCTTGTAGAAATGGACCCTGCTGACTGGGAACGCCACATCAATATCAATCTGTTCGGTACTTATTATGTGACCCGTGCAGCTCTGCCCGCGATGATTGAGCAGAACAGCGGCAATATTATTAATATCTCATCTACAGCCGGAGAACGCGGCTTCGCGACAGGCTCTGCCTACTGCGCTTCCAAGTTTGCCTTGATGGGCATGACCGAAGCACTGGCACAGGAGGTACGGAAACACAATATCCGTGTGGTGGCCTTGACTCCAAGCACCGTCAATACGGGATTGGCTGTCGATGCCGGTCTTACGATTGGTGATGAAGACCGGATGATGCAGCCTGAGGATGTTGCTGAACTAGCGCTGACAGCACTGAAGCTTCCGGATCGGGTCTTCCTGAAAACTGCGGGCATCTGGACAACTAATCCGCAATAA
- a CDS encoding FAD-dependent oxidoreductase, producing MNTKNKQSYHLPHFPESLWRDTTELPAFPRLAEDHSTDVAVVGGGITGITTAYLLTKAGYKVTLLEAGELLSGTTGFTSAKITAQHGLIYQDLVKHFGVEKARLYFQANSEAMEWMINTAQELKLSCGMQREHAYLYADAGDEKTLKQLEEEYQAYEKLGLPGEWLEQLSLPLTARGVIKLPGQARFHPLQYLSGLLKVFLAEGGVIYEHTMISEKVEQGGRLTLFTEQKEHRISCNHVVSASHFPFYDGGALYFSRLHAERSYCLAIQPETDFEGGMYLSAGEPTRSLRAVEWEGRKLVIVGGDNHKTGQGICTIGHYENLELFAGQLLGIKSFPYRWSAQDLITLDKVPYIGKVSKDEEIYIATGFGKWGMTSGTLAAHLISDQIQRKEHPYTELYDPSRFKAIPGIKNFIVQNANVVKELVAGKVEIIHKKTRDLQRDEGAVVLHDGKRVGAYRDQEGELHLVDRTCTHMGCECEWNDGDRSWDCPCHGSRYSFDGEVMEGPATLPLTQLDAKI from the coding sequence ATGAATACAAAGAATAAGCAGTCGTACCATCTTCCGCACTTTCCGGAGTCCCTTTGGAGGGATACCACGGAATTGCCGGCTTTTCCACGACTCGCCGAAGATCATTCTACGGATGTCGCAGTAGTCGGAGGCGGAATTACGGGAATTACAACAGCCTATTTGCTAACCAAGGCCGGATACAAGGTCACACTGTTGGAGGCAGGTGAACTTCTCAGCGGTACGACCGGATTTACAAGTGCCAAAATCACAGCCCAGCACGGCCTGATCTATCAGGATCTTGTGAAGCATTTTGGCGTGGAGAAGGCCCGACTTTACTTTCAGGCGAACAGTGAAGCAATGGAATGGATGATAAATACAGCCCAAGAGCTAAAGCTATCCTGCGGCATGCAAAGGGAACATGCTTATCTCTACGCTGACGCCGGGGATGAGAAAACGCTGAAGCAGTTGGAAGAGGAGTACCAGGCTTATGAGAAATTAGGTTTGCCCGGTGAATGGCTGGAACAATTATCGCTGCCCTTGACAGCAAGGGGAGTCATTAAGCTGCCTGGGCAGGCTCGGTTTCATCCACTGCAATATCTGTCGGGCTTGCTTAAGGTCTTTCTTGCGGAAGGCGGAGTGATCTACGAGCATACGATGATTAGTGAAAAGGTGGAGCAGGGCGGCCGACTCACCCTCTTTACGGAACAGAAGGAACACCGGATTTCCTGTAATCATGTAGTTTCTGCCTCCCACTTCCCCTTTTATGATGGCGGAGCATTATATTTCTCGCGTCTGCATGCCGAACGTTCCTATTGCCTGGCGATTCAGCCGGAGACCGACTTTGAGGGTGGCATGTATTTAAGCGCCGGAGAACCTACCCGCTCTCTGCGGGCTGTGGAATGGGAAGGAAGAAAACTGGTCATTGTGGGGGGCGACAATCACAAGACAGGCCAAGGCATCTGTACGATAGGTCACTACGAGAATCTGGAGCTGTTCGCTGGTCAACTACTCGGGATTAAGTCTTTTCCTTATCGCTGGTCAGCCCAAGATTTAATTACACTCGACAAGGTCCCCTATATCGGCAAGGTCTCTAAAGATGAAGAAATTTATATCGCGACTGGATTTGGAAAATGGGGAATGACCAGCGGCACATTAGCAGCCCATCTGATATCCGACCAAATTCAGCGCAAAGAGCACCCTTATACAGAACTGTACGATCCCTCCCGCTTCAAAGCTATTCCCGGCATCAAGAATTTCATCGTTCAGAATGCTAATGTCGTCAAAGAACTCGTAGCAGGAAAAGTCGAAATCATTCACAAGAAGACACGTGATCTGCAGCGGGATGAAGGGGCTGTCGTGTTGCATGACGGCAAACGTGTGGGCGCTTATAGAGATCAAGAAGGCGAGCTGCACCTAGTAGACCGAACCTGCACCCATATGGGCTGCGAGTGTGAATGGAATGACGGTGACCGCTCCTGGGATTGCCCGTGCCACGGCTCCCGCTACTCCTTCGATGGAGAGGTAATGGAGGGTCCGGCGACCTTGCCCCTGACCCAGCTCGACGCGAAAATCTGA